The Frondihabitans australicus genome includes a region encoding these proteins:
- a CDS encoding DUF7064 domain-containing protein — MSGPDQPGAPTGDLPESDAPTGLTRVDPRHDLRHRPAPGGRMRDSLFWQTVLPDAGLALQVYLFVTGTGAAGYNIAVWGRDGVVALERDGGRVPEAMDFDDFEVSALRIRNDGALRTSTVTVRGSSLSLDLSFEALHDAFTFRDNPDGLPAWFADDRIEQTGRVTGTLTVGDRAQELGPLGHRDHSWGLRDWRAPQHWKWFVAYTADGARAVNGWIWQARGEWGFAGYVFRDGALVPVARIEQRTTYTDAMEQQRLVATLHDVVGGRTALELDAFGILPLPDERSGTMILEGAATGTIDGVAAVGQFETEWPADYFAHLAAGAAS, encoded by the coding sequence GTGAGCGGACCGGACCAGCCCGGAGCGCCGACCGGCGACCTGCCCGAGAGCGACGCGCCGACCGGGCTCACGCGCGTCGACCCCCGCCACGATCTGCGCCATCGGCCGGCTCCGGGCGGCAGGATGCGCGACAGCCTCTTCTGGCAGACGGTCCTGCCCGACGCCGGCCTCGCCCTGCAGGTGTACCTCTTCGTCACCGGCACCGGCGCCGCCGGATACAACATCGCCGTCTGGGGGCGCGACGGCGTCGTCGCCCTCGAGCGCGACGGCGGCCGGGTGCCCGAGGCGATGGACTTCGACGACTTCGAGGTCTCTGCCCTGCGCATCCGCAACGACGGCGCCCTCCGAACCTCGACGGTGACCGTGCGCGGCTCATCGCTGTCGCTCGACCTGAGCTTCGAGGCGCTGCACGACGCCTTCACCTTCCGCGACAACCCCGACGGCCTCCCGGCCTGGTTCGCCGACGACCGCATCGAGCAGACCGGGCGCGTCACCGGCACCCTCACCGTCGGCGACAGGGCGCAGGAGCTCGGCCCCCTCGGCCACCGCGACCACTCCTGGGGCCTGAGAGACTGGCGCGCCCCCCAGCACTGGAAGTGGTTCGTGGCGTACACGGCGGACGGCGCCCGCGCGGTCAACGGCTGGATCTGGCAGGCCCGCGGCGAGTGGGGCTTCGCCGGCTACGTGTTCCGTGACGGCGCGCTGGTGCCCGTCGCCCGGATCGAGCAGCGGACTACCTACACCGACGCGATGGAGCAGCAGCGCCTCGTCGCCACGCTCCACGACGTCGTGGGCGGCCGAACCGCGCTCGAGCTCGACGCGTTCGGGATCCTGCCGCTGCCCGACGAGCGCAGCGGCACGATGATCCTCGAGGGCGCGGCGACGGGCACGATCGACGGGGTGGCCGCCGTCGGCCAATTCGAGACCGAGTGGCCCGCCGACTACTTCGCGCATCTCGCGGCCGGGGCGGCGTCGTGA
- a CDS encoding phosphotransferase family protein — protein sequence MSDAPAGYAPSAAEVERLEAFLAERDLAGPSITLTPIGDGHANLTYLATSSGGSDDTRRVVVRRPPPPPLPPGANDVLREAGVMAAVGAAGGVPVPAVLATAEAGEVFDVPFFLMSFVEGPVVTSSAPADLTVDDRRELSFALADTLAALHSIDWRETGLHGRPEGSNQRQRSRLARLVATPAGEPPPEFADVEAWLTSNAPVESGAAIVHGDFRIGNLLLDPAFPRIAAVLDWELATVADPLVDLGYLLASWAPPGAASLTPIQELGSATSSPGFASPSTLAEHYFAARGLPEVDVSWYVALANWKLAVLYEYSRRRFDAGVGDPYYAGPEKVSALLRAARRAAGLA from the coding sequence GTGAGCGATGCTCCCGCCGGCTACGCGCCGAGCGCGGCGGAGGTCGAGCGGCTGGAAGCCTTCCTCGCCGAGCGCGACCTCGCCGGGCCGAGCATCACGCTGACGCCGATCGGCGACGGGCATGCCAACCTGACCTACCTCGCCACGTCATCCGGTGGCTCGGACGACACCCGGCGCGTCGTCGTGCGGCGGCCCCCGCCTCCGCCCCTGCCGCCGGGAGCGAACGACGTGCTGCGCGAGGCCGGGGTCATGGCCGCGGTCGGTGCCGCGGGCGGCGTGCCTGTGCCGGCCGTGCTGGCCACGGCAGAGGCCGGCGAGGTGTTCGACGTGCCGTTCTTCCTGATGAGCTTCGTCGAGGGGCCGGTCGTGACGTCCTCGGCTCCTGCGGACCTGACCGTCGACGATCGCCGCGAGCTGTCGTTCGCCCTCGCCGACACCCTTGCCGCCCTGCACTCGATCGACTGGCGCGAGACCGGGCTGCACGGGCGGCCCGAGGGCTCGAACCAGCGCCAGCGCTCGCGCCTCGCGCGGCTCGTCGCGACGCCGGCAGGAGAGCCGCCACCCGAGTTCGCCGACGTCGAGGCGTGGCTGACGTCGAACGCGCCCGTCGAGTCGGGTGCGGCGATCGTGCACGGCGACTTCAGGATCGGCAACCTCCTGCTCGATCCCGCGTTCCCCCGCATCGCCGCCGTGCTCGACTGGGAGCTCGCCACCGTCGCCGACCCCCTCGTCGACCTCGGCTACCTGCTGGCGTCGTGGGCGCCGCCCGGGGCGGCGAGCCTGACTCCCATCCAGGAGCTCGGGTCGGCCACGTCGTCACCCGGCTTCGCGTCGCCGTCGACCCTCGCCGAGCACTACTTCGCCGCCCGCGGCCTGCCGGAGGTCGACGTGTCCTGGTACGTCGCCCTGGCGAACTGGAAGCTCGCCGTGCTCTACGAGTACAGCCGGCGGCGCTTCGACGCGGGCGTCGGCGACCCGTACTACGCGGGCCCCGAGAAGGTGTCGGCGCTCCTGCGCGCTGCCCGTCGCGCCGCCGGTCTCGCGTAG